CAAGGTGGTTGATGTGCAGAAGACGGGAGCTGACAGATTTCTGGACTCGGCGGATGTGAGAATGAGCGGCACGTTCAGATCGCTTGCATCCGCGATCATGGGGGACGGAGCGCTATCTGCCCGGGAGAAGGCATTGATAGCACTGGCGTGTTCTGTGGCGATAAGATGTGAGAGCTGCACTAGAAGGCACATGGAGCAGGCAAGAGCGCTTGGCGTGACCAGGGAGGAGATGCTCGAGGCAGCAGCTGTTGCATCGCTCATACGCATGGGCTCAGGCCTCAATGCTGCTGCAGTCATTCTGGATGAGATGCAGGAAGCTGCATCCAAGAGGTGACCCGACATCGACCGGGATCGAGAGATCTGAGCAGGAGATCGTCGACATCGGGTTTCACAGATTGAAGCGCGGAAGCCGCAGGTTCCTCCTGTGTGTGGGCTGATGTCCACCCGGTTCTATGCACGGTGTACCGATATATTTATATTCAGAATGGAAGCCGCGGGATCGTTGCGGGGTTTGCCAAGCTGGCCAAAGGCGCGGGACTTAAGATCCCGTCTCGCAGGAGTT
The DNA window shown above is from Methanothrix sp. and carries:
- a CDS encoding carboxymuconolactone decarboxylase family protein, which gives rise to MKVAVSDRKVVDVQKTGADRFLDSADVRMSGTFRSLASAIMGDGALSAREKALIALACSVAIRCESCTRRHMEQARALGVTREEMLEAAAVASLIRMGSGLNAAAVILDEMQEAASKR